One window from the genome of Spirochaetota bacterium encodes:
- a CDS encoding phosphotransferase family protein, whose translation MNNYIDTPTDIREGEKIDEHIIHDYLIKNIPDIKGPIEIKQFPSGFSNLTYFIKVGNKEMVLRRPPFGKKAKTAHDMHREYSILKALKPVFPYCPTPLVYCDDESVIGAKFYVMERIKGIILRKELPQGLSFTPEEFRYLCQQLLDIQCQLHSLNYKEIGLENFGKPEGYIERQVNGWIARYNDALTPDAPLYTEVIQWLKEKMPKTPTRAAVIHNDYKFDNVVLDSNNPKKIIGVLDWEMATIGDPVMDLGNSLAYWVEKDDPQEVQLIRLMPTHLDGALTRKELVQRYQEKSGIDMSDFDYYFCFGLFRLAVIAQQIYYRYYHGQTKDKRFAMLIAAVQILERQAKSVIDNSKL comes from the coding sequence ATGAATAATTATATTGATACGCCCACTGATATACGAGAAGGTGAAAAAATTGATGAACATATAATTCATGATTATCTTATTAAAAATATTCCTGATATAAAAGGCCCAATCGAAATTAAGCAATTTCCCAGTGGATTTTCAAATCTTACTTATTTTATTAAAGTAGGCAATAAAGAAATGGTATTACGCAGGCCTCCATTTGGTAAAAAGGCAAAAACAGCACATGACATGCATCGCGAGTATTCTATTTTGAAAGCATTAAAGCCAGTTTTTCCTTATTGTCCAACACCACTTGTGTACTGTGATGATGAATCAGTAATTGGTGCAAAATTTTATGTTATGGAACGTATAAAAGGTATCATATTGCGGAAAGAACTTCCACAAGGGTTATCGTTCACTCCCGAAGAATTTAGATACTTATGCCAGCAGTTGCTTGATATTCAGTGTCAGTTGCATTCACTTAATTACAAAGAAATTGGTCTGGAAAATTTTGGCAAGCCAGAAGGCTATATTGAAAGACAGGTCAATGGCTGGATTGCGCGATATAATGATGCTCTTACCCCGGATGCTCCGTTATATACAGAAGTTATACAGTGGCTAAAGGAAAAAATGCCAAAAACACCTACGCGTGCAGCTGTTATTCATAATGACTATAAATTTGATAATGTAGTTCTTGATAGTAATAATCCAAAAAAAATTATTGGTGTTCTGGATTGGGAAATGGCAACAATAGGCGACCCAGTTATGGATTTGGGCAATTCGTTAGCATACTGGGTTGAAAAAGATGATCCACAGGAAGTCCAGTTGATTCGACTAATGCCTACACACCTTGATGGTGCGCTTACACGAAAAGAACTTGTACAGCGTTATCAAGAGAAGAGCGGAATTGACATGAGTGATTTTGATTATTATTTTTGCTTTGGATTATTCCGTTTAGCTGTAATTGCTCAGCAAATATATTACAGGTATTATCATGGGCAAACCAAAGATAAACGATTTGCAATGTTGATTGCAGCTGTACAGATATTGGAAAGGCAGGCCAAAAGTGTGATAGACAACTCAAAACTTTAA
- a CDS encoding ParA family protein, translated as MRIIAISNNKGGVGKTTSTVNIAAALHILGKKVLVIDIDHQAQSTYHFGYNPNNLTYSIYNVLKGEIAYKDVIINRDGLHILPSKNELKDIEFIPLPAKEFLLKEALEGISGYDFILIDCPPSLGILTLNALTFAREILVPLQVQFLPFHGMYNLFEAVQMVKRRLNKDVEITGIIGTMFNPKKQINIEVIEETKKRLPGKLFETLIRENVLLQEAPSWGKTIFEYKPNSNGAIDYMNLTNEILEKDIN; from the coding sequence GTGAGAATTATTGCCATTTCAAACAACAAAGGTGGCGTTGGCAAAACAACTAGCACTGTAAACATTGCCGCTGCTTTGCACATTCTTGGAAAAAAAGTCCTGGTCATTGATATTGATCATCAGGCGCAATCGACATATCATTTTGGGTATAATCCCAATAACCTAACATATTCAATATATAATGTACTAAAAGGAGAAATAGCATATAAAGATGTTATTATTAACAGGGATGGTCTGCATATACTTCCATCTAAAAACGAACTTAAAGACATTGAGTTTATTCCACTACCAGCCAAAGAATTTCTTTTAAAAGAAGCACTAGAAGGAATATCTGGATACGACTTTATCTTAATAGATTGCCCCCCATCATTGGGGATACTAACGTTAAACGCATTAACTTTTGCAAGAGAGATTCTTGTTCCTCTTCAAGTCCAGTTTTTGCCATTCCATGGAATGTACAACTTGTTTGAAGCTGTACAAATGGTTAAACGAAGGCTTAACAAAGATGTAGAAATTACCGGCATAATTGGAACAATGTTCAATCCAAAAAAGCAGATCAACATTGAAGTAATTGAAGAAACCAAAAAACGTTTACCCGGAAAACTTTTTGAAACACTAATACGCGAAAATGTCTTACTACAGGAAGCACCAAGCTGGGGTAAAACCATTTTTGAATACAAGCCTAACAGCAATGGTGCTATCGATTACATGAATCTTACAAACGAAATTTTAGAAAAAGATATAAATTAA
- a CDS encoding MFS transporter, whose translation MTDDNKIQVKKSKLRHTLKASFLDGVFASIMFGCVQDYFTPFLLLIKGTVVHVGILSAVPNILASILQIFSNKLVQLFKSRKTVFCIFVFLQASTLLLCALVFYILYTIDTVTQNHCITFLTYYQIELFIIIVTLYTVFGSIGNPAWASLMSDLIPEHKRGKYFGFRNSVLGVLLVCVSLAVGIILRFSDANYIMHTFVVIFLVASISRFISFYYLTKMHEPPFAIESRSIFPPNLFQSIKNNDFILFIAFVSLMNFAVYLSAPFFAVLMLQHLSFSYLEYSVVTVCAPLVMYLTMHSWGTIADKIGNAKVLIITSPFIAIVPVLWVIHANIVYLLIVQIFSGIVWSGFTISSFNYMFDASASSKRVRYISYFNLINGIMISAGALLGGYLINILPSTKGNSIYTILIVSGVMRLIITLFFARRLKEMRLVEI comes from the coding sequence ATGACAGATGACAATAAAATACAAGTAAAAAAATCAAAATTGCGCCATACGTTAAAAGCGTCATTTTTAGATGGCGTATTTGCTAGCATCATGTTTGGCTGTGTACAGGATTATTTTACACCTTTTTTGCTTTTGATTAAGGGTACAGTTGTGCATGTTGGCATTTTAAGTGCTGTTCCTAATATTTTGGCTTCAATACTTCAGATTTTTTCAAATAAACTTGTTCAGTTATTTAAATCTCGAAAAACTGTATTCTGCATTTTTGTTTTTTTACAGGCATCAACCTTGCTATTATGTGCTCTCGTTTTTTATATTTTATATACGATAGATACTGTTACACAAAATCATTGTATTACATTTCTCACATATTATCAGATTGAACTATTCATTATTATTGTAACACTATATACTGTTTTTGGTTCTATTGGTAACCCTGCATGGGCAAGCCTGATGAGTGACCTTATTCCCGAACATAAACGCGGCAAATATTTTGGGTTTAGAAACAGCGTGTTGGGGGTATTATTGGTATGCGTGTCACTGGCAGTTGGTATCATACTACGATTTTCTGATGCAAATTATATTATGCATACATTTGTTGTCATTTTTTTAGTGGCTTCTATCAGCAGATTCATATCATTTTACTATCTCACAAAAATGCATGAACCTCCGTTTGCCATTGAATCAAGAAGTATTTTCCCACCAAACCTATTTCAAAGTATTAAAAATAATGATTTTATACTGTTTATTGCGTTTGTATCTCTTATGAACTTTGCGGTATATTTATCTGCACCATTTTTTGCAGTATTAATGCTGCAACATTTATCATTTTCATACCTGGAATATTCAGTGGTGACGGTATGTGCACCCTTGGTTATGTACCTTACAATGCATTCTTGGGGAACTATTGCTGATAAAATTGGCAATGCAAAAGTTTTGATTATCACCTCACCATTTATTGCGATAGTTCCTGTTTTATGGGTTATTCATGCAAATATTGTTTATCTGCTTATAGTTCAAATATTTTCTGGAATTGTATGGTCGGGATTTACGATTAGTTCTTTTAACTATATGTTTGATGCCTCTGCGAGTTCAAAGCGTGTTCGATATATTTCATATTTCAATCTGATTAATGGTATCATGATCAGTGCAGGAGCTTTGTTGGGTGGATATTTAATTAATATTTTGCCCTCCACCAAGGGTAATAGCATTTATACAATACTAATTGTATCAGGAGTTATGCGACTTATTATAACGCTATTCTTTGCCAGAAGACTAAAAGAAATGCGTCTTGTAGAAATATAA
- a CDS encoding cold-shock protein: protein MPKGTIKWFNEKKGFGFISKEDGSDVFVHYTGIIGNGFRTLKEGQRVEFEIESSDKGPRAVSVRAI from the coding sequence ATGCCTAAAGGTACAATCAAGTGGTTCAACGAAAAAAAAGGTTTTGGATTCATTTCCAAAGAAGACGGTAGTGATGTATTTGTACATTATACCGGTATTATTGGTAACGGTTTCAGGACATTAAAAGAAGGACAAAGGGTTGAATTTGAGATCGAAAGCAGCGATAAAGGTCCGCGAGCTGTTTCCGTTAGAGCGATATAA
- a CDS encoding TetR/AcrR family transcriptional regulator — MKKTERIQWEREQKLIRFIEIAQEIFFQKGYDATTIDEVAYRAGYNKRTLYHYFKDKEELFLAVVLKGLKLFNEKLQEAFNNPIEGHTILYSIGKAFFSFFLEHPQYFNMIMTYEARNCIYYPIQHYQDIGFYKNECQKIADKNTEIILNAIEIGIKEGSINTTLTPRQLMVILWGQVFGITQIIMIRQTYFKEAFGIDHTELFERFLVHTEESLKNKI; from the coding sequence ATGAAGAAAACAGAACGAATACAGTGGGAAAGAGAACAAAAGTTAATCAGGTTTATTGAAATAGCACAGGAAATATTTTTTCAGAAGGGTTATGACGCAACAACAATTGATGAAGTTGCATACCGTGCAGGGTATAATAAACGAACATTGTATCACTACTTTAAAGATAAAGAGGAGCTGTTTTTAGCAGTTGTTTTAAAAGGTTTGAAGTTATTCAATGAAAAATTGCAGGAAGCCTTTAATAATCCTATTGAGGGTCATACAATACTCTATAGTATTGGCAAAGCATTCTTTTCGTTTTTTCTTGAACATCCACAGTATTTTAATATGATAATGACATATGAAGCACGCAATTGCATATACTACCCTATTCAACATTACCAGGATATTGGATTCTATAAAAACGAATGCCAGAAGATAGCTGATAAGAATACTGAAATAATTTTGAATGCTATAGAAATTGGTATAAAAGAAGGAAGCATTAATACTACATTAACTCCCCGTCAGCTAATGGTTATTTTGTGGGGGCAGGTTTTTGGAATTACTCAAATAATAATGATTAGACAAACTTATTTTAAGGAAGCATTTGGGATTGATCATACTGAGCTCTTTGAACGATTCTTAGTACATACCGAAGAGTCTTTAAAAAATAAAATATAA
- a CDS encoding DUF819 family protein translates to MDIISSVALISFYILMPVVIIYYCYKFPFINKIGPVLLCYIAGIILGNSGFISPNAKAIQEIGSNIAIILGIPLLLFTINIKTWFSLAGKALLSFTLGSVAVIIIVFIGYITLKHFIPDAWKIAGMLIGVYTGGTPNLAAIKEALQVDSTTFVIVHTYDTVFSMLYIIFLVSIAQRIFLKFLPAFSVINEEEKNAKTDEDIKLYGDIFTRSNFPHLILGLLLSIAVVAISIGISMLFPQHYQTMIVILALTTIAILFSLSSYVHNLKRSFQLGMYLIYIFCTIVGSMVNIDNLIHINIYLLMYVFIAIFGSLLLHGIFCKIFSIDTDTYIITSVAGICSPPFVPVVADALHNKYILLSGITTGVIGYAIGNYLGITLGYLMSTM, encoded by the coding sequence ATGGATATAATAAGTTCTGTAGCATTAATTAGTTTTTATATATTGATGCCTGTGGTAATTATATATTATTGCTACAAATTCCCATTTATAAACAAAATAGGTCCCGTACTTTTATGTTACATTGCTGGTATAATTTTGGGCAATTCAGGATTTATTAGCCCAAATGCAAAAGCTATTCAGGAAATAGGATCTAATATTGCTATTATTTTGGGTATACCACTACTACTTTTTACTATAAATATTAAAACATGGTTTTCTCTTGCAGGAAAAGCATTGCTGTCATTTACTCTTGGAAGTGTGGCCGTTATAATAATAGTATTTATTGGATATATTACCTTGAAGCATTTTATACCGGATGCATGGAAAATTGCTGGCATGCTTATTGGTGTATATACCGGTGGTACACCAAATTTAGCTGCAATCAAAGAAGCTTTGCAGGTTGATTCTACAACATTTGTTATTGTACATACTTATGATACGGTTTTTTCCATGCTCTACATAATTTTCCTTGTATCAATTGCACAGAGAATATTTTTAAAATTTTTGCCAGCCTTTTCAGTCATAAATGAAGAAGAAAAAAATGCAAAAACAGATGAAGATATAAAACTATACGGTGATATTTTTACAAGATCAAATTTTCCACACCTCATACTTGGATTATTATTATCGATAGCTGTAGTTGCTATTTCAATAGGAATATCAATGTTATTCCCACAACACTATCAGACTATGATTGTTATATTGGCTCTTACTACCATTGCTATTCTTTTTTCGTTAAGTTCATATGTTCATAATCTTAAAAGGTCATTTCAACTTGGCATGTACCTAATTTATATATTTTGCACAATAGTTGGTTCAATGGTTAATATTGATAATCTAATTCATATTAATATTTACCTGCTAATGTATGTATTCATTGCCATTTTTGGGAGCCTGCTTTTACACGGTATTTTTTGTAAAATATTCTCAATTGATACTGATACATACATCATTACATCAGTTGCAGGTATATGTTCACCACCATTTGTCCCGGTAGTAGCAGATGCGCTGCATAATAAATATATACTGCTTTCGGGTATTACAACAGGCGTCATAGGTTATGCAATTGGCAACTATTTAGGAATTACGCTGGGGTATTTGATGAGCACTATGTAA
- a CDS encoding aspartate aminotransferase family protein: protein MTFNKLPDKGLPHTRVLSLMRQYGDDDANWKKGKTFSLVYHRDDYHTKFLQKAFELYFDENGLNPMAFKSLKRFEHEVVKMTAHILNAGNEACGTMTSGGTESCLLAVKTYRDMARTQRPWIKKPEMIVPESIHVAFEKGAEYFDVKIVHAPLDKDFKVDVNAVEKLINRNTILIVGSAPCYPYGVIDPIDALSQIAVKKKLPLHVDACLGGFLLPFVEKLGYEIPPFDFRLEGVTSMSADVHKYGFSAKGASVIIYKNIHYLRHQFFIYEDWCGGVFASPALLGTRPGGTIAAAWAAMVAQGMEGYLHNAKVIMQTTKKIQQGIQSIEGMEILGTPNMSVFAYRSVDPDVNTFAIGDILEKKGWHVDRLQRPDALHAMITPIHAKVAQQFITDVKNAFEYVKKNPHLAYEGSAAMYGMIAHIPMRKMVRNNILKMMEGMYGPTGQIPDLSLEEDAKEDFAMKAGKWYLKLRDKLKK, encoded by the coding sequence ATGACTTTTAATAAGTTACCGGATAAAGGTTTACCACATACAAGAGTGCTGTCTCTTATGAGACAGTATGGTGATGATGATGCCAACTGGAAAAAAGGAAAAACATTTAGCCTGGTATATCATAGGGATGACTATCATACTAAATTTTTACAAAAAGCATTTGAATTATATTTTGATGAAAATGGGCTCAATCCCATGGCGTTTAAAAGCCTTAAGCGGTTTGAACATGAAGTAGTAAAAATGACTGCACATATACTCAATGCAGGGAATGAAGCTTGTGGCACAATGACTTCAGGAGGCACTGAAAGTTGCTTGTTGGCAGTAAAAACATATCGTGACATGGCACGCACCCAACGACCATGGATTAAAAAACCAGAGATGATTGTTCCAGAAAGTATACATGTTGCCTTTGAAAAAGGAGCAGAATATTTTGATGTTAAAATTGTACATGCTCCACTGGATAAAGATTTTAAAGTAGATGTAAACGCTGTTGAAAAACTCATTAATCGAAATACTATTCTTATTGTTGGTTCAGCACCATGTTATCCTTATGGAGTAATTGACCCAATTGATGCATTAAGCCAAATAGCTGTTAAGAAAAAACTCCCCCTTCATGTGGATGCCTGCCTTGGTGGTTTTTTGTTGCCGTTTGTTGAAAAGCTAGGTTATGAAATTCCACCTTTTGATTTTCGTCTTGAAGGTGTTACATCCATGTCTGCAGATGTACATAAATATGGTTTTAGTGCAAAGGGTGCTTCGGTAATTATTTACAAAAACATTCACTATCTGCGACATCAATTCTTTATATATGAAGACTGGTGTGGTGGTGTTTTTGCTTCGCCAGCATTGCTTGGTACTCGCCCAGGGGGTACTATAGCTGCAGCCTGGGCTGCAATGGTTGCACAGGGCATGGAAGGTTACTTACATAATGCAAAAGTCATTATGCAAACCACAAAAAAAATCCAACAGGGAATACAATCAATAGAAGGGATGGAAATTTTAGGTACTCCAAATATGAGTGTATTTGCATATCGTTCAGTTGATCCTGATGTAAACACATTTGCAATAGGTGATATCCTTGAAAAAAAAGGCTGGCATGTTGACAGATTGCAACGTCCCGATGCCCTTCATGCAATGATAACACCTATACATGCTAAAGTGGCACAACAATTCATCACCGATGTAAAAAATGCATTTGAATATGTCAAAAAAAATCCGCATTTAGCGTATGAAGGAAGTGCAGCAATGTATGGGATGATAGCGCATATACCCATGCGTAAAATGGTCAGAAACAATATTTTAAAGATGATGGAAGGCATGTATGGCCCAACAGGTCAGATACCAGATCTTAGCCTTGAAGAAGATGCCAAAGAAGATTTTGCAATGAAAGCAGGTAAATGGTACCTTAAATTGAGAGATAAACTGAAGAAATAA
- the rsmG gene encoding 16S rRNA (guanine(527)-N(7))-methyltransferase RsmG, producing MYEDKIRKYLQKSSLYLNELSITQLSLYLKLLTEYNASHDLTRIKNIDEIILKHFIDSLYITSIIHIPSPLLDIGTGAGFPGIPLAIAQPESHIILAESRHKRVEFLSIVKNELNLDNVEIYSHLVTERSFFEVNGVITRAVESIKETMQRCSHFLKKENQIIFMKGPSVDEEIIDNDEHYRLILNQQYVLPDTSYQRRLIVYEKLTNTIKKIYYISKQGTSQDGTAITSNENKRFKEFKRIASDPKKYNSTFVPGKKIIQELIISKPELCKYLILYDEYIELDSNFMQCIAQFGPERTIILKKSLFNEIDITEANQPMMLVQVPPINQWEGTCQELSLMLPFQDPVNMGAAIRSAVAFGVRHIIVCQNAVYPFHPKSIRASAGAVFYCIIEKGPSLDILNSKEIPCPLITLDMKGEDIHNFNFPQKAVLLAGIEGPGLPDIKKSLKVRIPINTVESLNATVAVSIALYEWHKQKKK from the coding sequence ATGTATGAAGATAAAATCAGAAAATATTTACAAAAGTCTTCTCTTTATTTAAATGAACTGAGTATTACTCAATTATCTCTTTATTTAAAACTACTTACTGAATATAATGCTTCACATGACCTTACTCGTATCAAAAACATTGATGAAATTATTTTAAAACATTTTATAGATTCATTATACATCACATCAATAATCCACATACCTTCACCTCTTCTTGACATTGGCACCGGTGCGGGTTTTCCCGGAATTCCTTTGGCGATAGCTCAACCAGAAAGCCATATCATATTAGCAGAGAGCAGGCACAAAAGAGTTGAATTTCTTTCTATAGTTAAAAATGAGCTTAATCTGGATAATGTTGAGATTTATTCTCACCTTGTGACAGAAAGATCCTTTTTTGAAGTTAATGGCGTAATAACACGTGCTGTAGAATCAATTAAAGAAACGATGCAGCGATGCAGTCACTTTTTAAAAAAAGAAAACCAGATTATTTTCATGAAAGGTCCATCAGTTGATGAAGAAATAATTGATAATGACGAACACTATAGGCTAATTTTAAATCAGCAGTATGTTTTACCTGATACATCCTATCAAAGACGATTAATAGTATATGAAAAATTAACTAATACAATCAAAAAGATATATTATATTTCAAAACAAGGAACGTCACAAGATGGAACTGCTATTACATCCAATGAAAATAAACGGTTTAAAGAATTTAAAAGAATAGCATCAGACCCAAAAAAATACAACAGCACATTTGTGCCAGGAAAAAAAATAATCCAAGAATTGATAATCTCAAAGCCTGAACTATGTAAATATTTAATTCTTTATGATGAATATATTGAATTAGATTCTAATTTTATGCAGTGTATTGCACAATTTGGTCCAGAAAGGACAATAATTCTTAAGAAATCCCTCTTTAATGAAATAGACATAACAGAAGCAAATCAACCAATGATGCTTGTACAGGTACCCCCAATCAACCAGTGGGAAGGAACCTGTCAGGAGCTATCGCTCATGTTACCATTTCAAGATCCTGTTAATATGGGAGCAGCAATAAGAAGTGCAGTGGCATTTGGAGTAAGACATATTATTGTTTGTCAGAATGCGGTGTATCCTTTTCATCCAAAATCTATAAGGGCTTCTGCAGGTGCAGTCTTCTATTGTATTATAGAAAAAGGACCTTCATTGGACATACTTAATTCCAAAGAAATCCCCTGCCCTTTAATAACTCTTGATATGAAAGGTGAAGATATTCATAATTTCAATTTTCCACAAAAGGCTGTACTATTGGCAGGAATAGAAGGTCCTGGATTGCCTGATATCAAAAAATCATTAAAAGTGCGTATTCCAATCAATACAGTGGAATCACTCAACGCTACTGTTGCTGTATCAATTGCACTGTATGAATGGCATAAACAGAAAAAGAAATAA
- a CDS encoding M23 family metallopeptidase, producing the protein MNKKRLLFSIVVVSLVLILSLSLYALKIITNHVSDYTILKPADIFSSEDEYIAYIQSLNIPGITFTVIQIEKGDNFWKIAKEYNIDIDTLIGANPLWESIVAKVDQKIVIPSQKGVIHFVNNLSEINELHKLYEVDIKNVLTPPLFLYRLQSLVLKKDKPIAVFIKDARPITNVMTPQLAKQFALREMFRSPLGGRLTSFFGGRVHPIFRQWGFHNGLDIAAPYGTPVGAARAGVVIGAGWMGGYGKAVIIQHDEGFKTLYGHLSSIHVRLGQHVKAGQFLGRVGSTGWSTGPHLHFTLWQYNKLINPMKVLW; encoded by the coding sequence ATGAATAAAAAAAGATTGTTATTTAGTATTGTGGTAGTATCGCTAGTACTGATTCTTAGTCTTTCATTGTATGCTTTAAAAATTATCACCAATCATGTTTCTGATTATACTATATTAAAACCAGCAGATATATTTTCAAGTGAGGATGAATATATTGCATATATTCAATCATTGAATATACCTGGCATCACATTTACTGTTATACAAATTGAAAAAGGCGATAATTTTTGGAAAATTGCAAAAGAATATAATATTGATATTGATACCCTCATCGGTGCAAATCCCTTATGGGAAAGTATTGTTGCAAAAGTAGACCAAAAAATTGTTATCCCTTCACAAAAAGGTGTTATACATTTTGTAAATAATTTAAGTGAAATTAATGAACTGCACAAACTCTATGAAGTGGACATAAAAAATGTTCTTACTCCACCGCTTTTTCTCTACAGACTCCAATCATTAGTCTTAAAAAAAGATAAACCTATTGCAGTTTTTATAAAAGATGCAAGGCCAATTACTAATGTGATGACACCGCAACTGGCAAAGCAATTTGCATTGCGTGAAATGTTTCGCTCCCCATTAGGTGGAAGATTAACTTCGTTTTTTGGTGGAAGAGTTCATCCTATTTTCAGGCAATGGGGATTTCATAATGGGCTTGATATCGCAGCACCTTATGGTACTCCAGTTGGTGCTGCCCGTGCTGGAGTTGTTATTGGAGCAGGATGGATGGGAGGATATGGTAAAGCAGTAATTATACAGCATGACGAAGGTTTTAAAACGTTATACGGACATTTGTCTTCAATCCATGTAAGGCTAGGACAACATGTTAAAGCGGGACAGTTTCTTGGCAGGGTTGGTTCAACAGGATGGTCAACAGGTCCCCATCTTCATTTTACGTTATGGCAATATAATAAGCTTATAAACCCCATGAAGGTGCTATGGTAA